Proteins co-encoded in one Effusibacillus pohliae DSM 22757 genomic window:
- a CDS encoding gamma-glutamylcyclotransferase family protein gives MISVFVYGTFLTGEVNHRVAAPYIRGVPPGCVRGRLYDVGVFPALVLDDEGREIQGEWFDVTEEGLKAMDRLEGYRGPGRKNLYERVWAQDISNGRSGWVYVWTDSRGCPEIPGGSWREYRSVRGVRA, from the coding sequence ATGATTAGTGTGTTTGTCTACGGCACGTTTCTTACCGGAGAGGTTAATCACCGTGTAGCTGCACCGTATATTCGCGGCGTACCACCGGGCTGCGTTCGAGGCCGGCTGTACGATGTGGGCGTATTCCCGGCATTGGTGTTGGACGATGAGGGGCGCGAAATTCAGGGCGAGTGGTTCGACGTAACGGAGGAAGGTTTGAAAGCGATGGACCGGTTGGAAGGATACCGGGGGCCCGGCAGGAAGAATCTCTATGAGCGGGTGTGGGCCCAAGACATTTCCAATGGCAGGTCCGGTTGGGTCTATGTGTGGACGGATTCCCGAGGGTGTCCGGAGATCCCAGGAGGATCGTGGAGGGAGTATCGATCCGTTCGGGGGGTTCGTGCATAA